In Burkholderia gladioli, a genomic segment contains:
- the rfaD gene encoding ADP-glyceromanno-heptose 6-epimerase, with protein sequence MTLIVTGAAGFIGANLVKALNERGETRIIAVDNLSRADKFRNLVDCEIDDYLDKTEFVERFQRGDFGKVRAVFHEGACSDTMETDGRYMMDNNFRYSRAVLDTCLANGTQFLYASSAAIYGGSTRFVEEREVEAPLNVYGYSKFLFDQVIRRVLPDAKSQIAGFRYFNVYGPRETHKGRMASVAFHNFNQFRAEGKVKLFGEYNGYAAGEQTRDFVSVEDVVKVNLFFFDHPEKSGIFNLGTGRAQPFNDIASSVVNTLRALDGQPPLTLAEQVAQGLIEYVPFPDALRGKYQCFTQADQSKLRAAGYDAPFLTVQEGVDRYVRWLFGQL encoded by the coding sequence ATGACCCTCATCGTCACCGGCGCAGCCGGCTTCATCGGCGCGAATCTCGTCAAGGCGCTCAACGAGCGCGGCGAGACGCGCATCATCGCGGTCGACAACCTGAGCCGCGCCGACAAGTTCAGGAACCTGGTCGATTGCGAGATCGACGACTATCTCGACAAGACCGAATTCGTCGAACGCTTCCAGCGCGGCGATTTCGGCAAGGTGCGCGCGGTGTTCCACGAAGGCGCCTGTTCTGACACGATGGAGACCGACGGCCGCTACATGATGGACAACAACTTCCGCTACAGCCGCGCGGTGCTCGACACCTGCCTGGCGAACGGCACGCAGTTCCTCTATGCCTCGTCGGCGGCGATCTACGGCGGCTCGACGCGCTTCGTCGAGGAACGCGAAGTGGAGGCGCCGCTCAACGTCTACGGCTATTCGAAGTTCCTGTTCGACCAGGTGATCCGCCGCGTGCTGCCGGACGCGAAGAGCCAGATCGCCGGTTTCCGCTACTTCAACGTCTATGGCCCGCGCGAGACGCACAAGGGTCGCATGGCCTCGGTGGCGTTCCACAACTTCAACCAGTTCCGCGCCGAGGGCAAGGTCAAGCTGTTCGGCGAGTACAACGGTTACGCGGCCGGCGAGCAGACGCGCGATTTCGTCTCGGTCGAGGACGTGGTGAAGGTCAACCTGTTCTTCTTCGATCATCCGGAGAAGTCGGGCATCTTCAATCTCGGCACGGGCCGCGCCCAGCCCTTCAACGACATCGCCAGCTCGGTGGTCAACACGCTGCGCGCGCTCGACGGCCAGCCGCCGCTGACGCTGGCCGAGCAGGTCGCGCAGGGGCTGATCGAGTACGTGCCGTTCCCCGATGCGCTGCGCGGCAAGTACCAGTGCTTCACGCAGGCCGACCAGTCGAAGCTGCGCGCGGCCGGCTACGACGCGCCGTTCCTGACCGTCCAGGAAGGGGTCGACCGTTACGTGCGCTGGCTGTTCGGCCAGCTATAA
- a CDS encoding ComEA family DNA-binding protein, protein MLKKILVVAMWFAGLAQAWAAVDVNQANDEALRGIKGIGPAKARAIVEEREAHGPYKDTADLARRVSGIGEKSVERLVAEGLTVGAAKAPGATPPAAAARGAAAPAKAAGK, encoded by the coding sequence ATGCTGAAGAAGATTCTGGTGGTGGCGATGTGGTTTGCGGGGCTCGCGCAGGCGTGGGCGGCAGTCGACGTCAATCAGGCCAACGATGAGGCGCTGCGCGGCATCAAGGGCATCGGCCCGGCCAAGGCCCGCGCGATCGTCGAGGAGCGCGAGGCGCATGGCCCGTACAAGGACACGGCCGATCTCGCGCGGCGCGTGAGCGGCATCGGCGAGAAATCGGTCGAGCGGCTGGTGGCCGAGGGCCTGACGGTCGGCGCGGCCAAGGCACCGGGCGCGACTCCTCCCGCGGCGGCGGCACGCGGCGCGGCGGCGCCCGCCAAGGCAGCGGGCAAGTGA